The following are encoded in a window of Clarias gariepinus isolate MV-2021 ecotype Netherlands chromosome 8, CGAR_prim_01v2, whole genome shotgun sequence genomic DNA:
- the gsta.1 gene encoding glutathione S-transferase, alpha tandem duplicate 1 produces MSGKVVLHYFNGRGKMESIRWLLAVAGVEFEEVHLTTNEQYQKLVDDGVLTFHQVPLVEIDGMKLIQTKAILNYIAGKYNLYGKDIKERVMIDIYSEGLRDCMEMIMILPFTPADQKQKQLDKIQGKAKGCYLPAFEKALAHSKYLVGAQLSCADVHLLETTLMLEELFPTILSTFPKIQEFQKRMKAIPAISKFLQPGSQRKPPPDEVYANTVKTVLSHLFK; encoded by the exons ATGTCCGGAAAGGTTGTACTGCATTACTTTAACGGGAGAGGGAAGATGGAGTCGATCCGGTGGCTCCTGGCTGTTGCTGGTGTTGAG TTCGAGGAGGTTCATCTAACAACCAATGAGCAATACCAGAAACTTGTGGACG ATGGAGTGCTGACGTTTCATCAAGTCCCCCTGGTTGAAATAGACGGCATGAAGCTTATTCAGACCAAGGCCATCCTGAACTACATTGCCGGAAAATACAATCTCTATGGAAAGGATATTAAGGAGCGTGTTAT gaTTGATATTTACTCTGAGGGTCTTAGAGACTGCATGGAAATGATCATGATTCTGCCTTTTACACCTGCTGAccaaaaacagaaacaattGGATAAAATACAGGGCAAAGCCAAGGGTTGTTATCTTCCAGCATTTGAAAAG GCTCTTGCTCATTCCAAATACCTTGTGGGAGCCCAGCTGAGTTGTGCAGATGTGCACCTCCTTGAGACCACTCTCATGCTGGAGGAGTTGTTCCCGACAATACTCTCCACTTTTCCCAAAATTCAG gaATTTCAGAAGAGAATGAAAGCGATTCCAGCCATCAGTAAGTTCTTGCAGCCCGGCAGTCAGAGGAAGCCCCCACCCGATGAAGTTTATGCTAATACTGTCAAGACTGTACTGAGCCATCTTTTCAAGTAG
- the tmem14a gene encoding transmembrane protein 14A, with translation MAFDWLGFGYAATILLGGFMGYKRKGSLVSLIAGLFFGGISAYGAFRVSMDPQDKWTLFFASAALAVVMGIRFKKSGKLMPAGIMAMLSLMMVGRLLIL, from the exons ATGGCGTTTGACTGGCTCGGGTTTGGCTATGCAGCTACTATTTTATTAGGAGGCTTTATGGGATATAAGAGAAAAG GAAGCTTGGTATCACTGattgcaggattattttttggCGGCATATCTGCATATGGGGCCTTTAGGGTATCTATGGACCCACAGGACAAATGGACTTTGTTTT TTGCTTCAGCTGCTCTAGCAGTTGTGATGGGAATAAGATTCAAGAAATCTGGAAAATTAATGCCTGCAGGTATTATGGCCATGTTAAG CCTCATGATGGTTGGGCGACTGCTGATCCTCTGA